The Candidatus Krumholzibacteriia bacterium genome contains a region encoding:
- a CDS encoding OmpA family protein: MNKSTRILLALAGCALLGVSSAAARIERVNLEFSPYAGALVVDEQLGFTERVSPLVGARLGIALSPRIAFEAQGGWSRFELPTTVEPVQRDLGMVSGGFSLDLTSHAHVRPFITIGGGYAEDMSTDAAGAIQDPFAQIGGGLKIVGSSGLGVRLEAWQLMLGTRSSGTNNVMQNTAIGARLVLPFARKHGDIDGDGVADNRDLCASTPNGATVDAKGCPTDGDSDGIWDGLDLCSATPAGASVDGSGCPADADRDGVFDGIDVCAATVAGAVVDARGCPTDGDKDGVVDGLDNCPDTPAGTRVDASGCKISQLEYEMLDTGKLRLQGVNFITGSAQLDPSSFAVLDETGEVLSRWPQLRIEVGGHTDSRGSNATNAKLSERRAQAVADYLLWKFPQISSSQLRVHGYGEELPVASNVDEQGRSRNRRVELTVLNREELRQIQDSQKQQQQQQQQEQQQPH; this comes from the coding sequence ATGAACAAGAGCACCCGGATCCTTCTCGCTCTGGCCGGCTGCGCGCTGCTCGGTGTTTCGAGCGCCGCGGCGCGGATCGAGAGGGTGAACCTCGAATTCAGCCCGTATGCCGGTGCACTCGTGGTGGACGAGCAGCTCGGCTTCACCGAACGTGTTTCGCCCCTGGTCGGGGCGCGGCTCGGCATCGCCCTGTCGCCGCGGATCGCCTTCGAGGCCCAGGGCGGCTGGTCGCGCTTCGAGCTCCCCACCACCGTCGAGCCGGTGCAGCGGGACCTGGGGATGGTGAGCGGGGGATTCTCCCTCGATCTCACCAGCCACGCGCACGTCCGGCCCTTCATCACCATCGGCGGCGGTTACGCCGAGGACATGAGCACCGACGCGGCAGGCGCCATCCAGGATCCCTTCGCCCAGATCGGCGGAGGCCTGAAGATCGTGGGCTCGAGCGGCCTCGGTGTGCGCCTCGAGGCCTGGCAGCTCATGCTCGGCACGCGCAGCAGCGGCACCAACAACGTGATGCAGAACACCGCCATCGGCGCGCGTCTCGTTCTGCCTTTCGCCCGCAAGCATGGCGACATCGACGGTGACGGCGTGGCCGACAACCGTGATCTCTGCGCCTCGACGCCGAACGGCGCCACCGTGGATGCCAAGGGCTGCCCGACCGACGGCGACAGCGACGGCATCTGGGACGGCCTCGATCTGTGCAGCGCCACGCCGGCGGGAGCCAGCGTGGATGGTTCCGGCTGCCCCGCCGACGCGGATCGCGACGGCGTCTTCGACGGCATCGATGTGTGCGCCGCCACCGTGGCCGGCGCGGTCGTGGACGCCCGCGGTTGTCCCACCGATGGGGACAAAGACGGCGTGGTGGACGGCCTCGACAACTGCCCGGACACGCCGGCGGGTACGCGCGTCGACGCCTCGGGCTGCAAGATCTCCCAGCTCGAGTACGAGATGCTCGACACCGGCAAGCTCCGCCTGCAGGGAGTCAACTTCATCACCGGCAGCGCGCAGCTGGATCCTTCCAGCTTCGCCGTCCTCGACGAGACCGGCGAGGTGCTGTCGCGCTGGCCGCAGCTGCGCATCGAGGTGGGCGGCCACACCGATTCGCGGGGCAGCAACGCGACGAACGCCAAGTTGTCCGAGCGCCGCGCTCAGGCAGTGGCGGACTATCTGCTGTGGAAGTTCCCGCAGATCAGCAGCTCGCAGCTGCGCGTGCACGGCTATGGCGAGGAACTGCCCGTGGCTTCGAACGTGGACGAGCAGGGCCGCTCGCGCAACCGTCGCGTCGAGCTCACCGTGCTCAACCGCGAGGAGCTGCGTCAGATCCAGGACTCGCAGAAGCAGCAGCAACAGCAGCAGCAGCAGGAGCAGCAGCAGCCGCACTAG
- a CDS encoding class I SAM-dependent methyltransferase, giving the protein MSDTGPQVPEASDPYAKLQYGRLFAWPERLQREGPFLLQVLQEGPEPSLLDLGCGTGEHALHFAGAGYRVLGVDRSEAQLEQARPRAAGTSARFVAGDLVRLHEALGEERFGTAFCLGNTLVHLQEAKELAAACRGVHAALRPGGAWVIQILNYARLAQGERHLPLQFRPDAEGEIVFLRLLRHLPDRRLQFFPTTLRLRPEAAVPVEVVSSHVTTLRGWQRDELEPELHQAGFESIVWYGDLCGNPFQPQSSTDLVCVARRH; this is encoded by the coding sequence TTGAGCGACACTGGACCACAAGTACCAGAAGCCTCGGACCCGTACGCCAAGTTGCAGTACGGCCGGCTCTTCGCCTGGCCCGAGCGCCTGCAGCGGGAAGGCCCCTTCCTGCTGCAGGTGCTGCAGGAAGGACCCGAGCCGAGCCTCCTCGATCTGGGCTGCGGCACCGGCGAGCATGCGCTGCACTTCGCTGGCGCCGGCTACCGCGTCCTCGGCGTGGATCGCTCCGAGGCGCAGCTCGAGCAGGCGCGCCCGCGCGCCGCCGGCACCAGCGCTCGCTTCGTCGCCGGCGATCTCGTCCGCCTCCACGAAGCGCTGGGAGAAGAGCGCTTCGGCACCGCCTTCTGTCTGGGGAACACACTCGTCCATCTCCAGGAAGCGAAAGAGTTGGCAGCAGCGTGTCGCGGTGTCCATGCGGCGCTGCGACCGGGCGGCGCCTGGGTGATCCAGATCCTCAACTACGCGCGCCTGGCCCAAGGCGAGCGCCATCTGCCCCTGCAGTTCCGCCCCGATGCAGAGGGCGAGATCGTCTTCCTTCGCCTGTTGCGCCATCTCCCGGACCGCCGCCTGCAGTTCTTCCCCACCACGCTTCGCCTGCGACCGGAGGCAGCGGTGCCGGTGGAGGTGGTTTCCAGCCACGTCACGACGCTACGAGGCTGGCAGCGCGACGAACTGGAGCCAGAGCTCCACCAGGCCGGCTTCGAATCGATCGTCTGGTACGGAGACTTGTGCGGAAATCCCTTCCAGCCGCAATCGTCCACGGATCTCGTCTGCGTCGCGCGGCGCCACTGA
- a CDS encoding acyl-CoA dehydrogenase family protein: MSRSFARGAFTGELSQDLLFPFPSMGPDEAEVVQMLRESIRKYAAEHIDDARIDAEGAIPRQVLDTLAGLGVMGIIIPPEYGGSGLSVTAYCKVLEEISRHSAAVAVTVGAHQSIGMKAIILYGTEAQKHRFLPALAAGEKYAAFALTEPGAGSDAGSIQTSAVADGDAWVLNGTKQWITNAGFADVFTVFAKVDLPSARNENQKVTCFVVTRDLPGVVIGPPEKKIGIRGSETNEVHLENVRVPADHLLGEVGGGFKIAMGVLNEGRLGLATGCVGASRQLIELAAEFARQRRQFGHAIAEFELVKDKLAEMSTRTWTVESATYLTAGIADRGLKDFSLEAAICKILGSETLWFVVNEALQIHGGNGFMEEYPFGRMLRDARINLIFEGTNEILRLFIAGMGLRGPGEELQLVARALRHPARDFGVLSRYFGRRVEQTFLRERLRDIHPELAECASRIETAVHRLPGHVEGLLRRHGRSFVARQYLLRRIADVVIDTYAMVAVTSRTDTLLKAGASCAQELAMTRSWCNRASRRVRRNLRGLVVNADALTTEVADRILGETPWFQRNESQG; this comes from the coding sequence ATGTCACGGAGCTTCGCGCGCGGCGCCTTCACCGGCGAGCTGTCCCAAGATCTCCTCTTCCCCTTCCCCAGCATGGGTCCGGACGAGGCCGAGGTCGTCCAGATGCTGCGCGAGTCCATCCGCAAGTACGCCGCGGAGCACATCGACGACGCCCGGATCGATGCCGAGGGTGCCATCCCGCGGCAGGTGCTGGACACGCTCGCTGGTCTCGGCGTCATGGGCATCATCATCCCGCCGGAGTATGGCGGCAGCGGTCTCAGCGTCACCGCCTACTGCAAGGTGCTGGAAGAGATCTCCCGCCATTCCGCCGCCGTGGCCGTGACCGTGGGGGCGCATCAGTCCATCGGCATGAAGGCCATCATCCTGTATGGCACGGAGGCGCAGAAGCATCGCTTCCTGCCCGCCCTGGCGGCGGGGGAGAAGTACGCCGCCTTCGCCCTCACCGAGCCCGGCGCCGGCAGCGACGCCGGCAGCATCCAAACCAGCGCCGTCGCCGACGGCGACGCCTGGGTGTTGAACGGCACCAAGCAGTGGATCACCAACGCCGGCTTCGCCGACGTCTTCACCGTCTTCGCCAAGGTGGACCTGCCGAGCGCGCGGAACGAAAACCAGAAGGTCACCTGCTTCGTCGTCACCCGCGACCTGCCTGGTGTCGTCATCGGGCCGCCGGAGAAGAAGATCGGCATCCGCGGTTCGGAGACCAACGAGGTGCACCTGGAGAACGTGCGGGTGCCGGCGGACCACCTCCTCGGTGAGGTGGGCGGCGGCTTCAAGATCGCCATGGGGGTGCTGAACGAGGGCCGCTTGGGTCTCGCCACGGGGTGCGTCGGGGCTTCGCGCCAGCTGATCGAGCTGGCGGCAGAGTTCGCCCGGCAGCGCCGGCAGTTCGGCCACGCCATCGCCGAGTTCGAGCTCGTCAAGGACAAGCTCGCCGAGATGAGCACGCGCACCTGGACGGTGGAGAGCGCCACTTATCTCACCGCCGGCATCGCCGACCGCGGCCTCAAGGACTTCAGCCTGGAGGCGGCGATCTGCAAGATCCTGGGCAGCGAGACCCTGTGGTTCGTGGTCAACGAGGCCCTGCAGATCCACGGCGGCAACGGCTTCATGGAGGAATACCCCTTCGGCCGCATGTTGCGAGACGCGCGCATCAATCTCATCTTCGAGGGCACCAACGAGATCCTGCGTCTCTTCATCGCTGGCATGGGGCTGCGCGGGCCCGGCGAGGAGCTGCAGCTGGTGGCGCGGGCGCTGCGCCATCCAGCCCGTGACTTCGGCGTCCTCTCGCGCTACTTCGGGCGCCGGGTGGAGCAGACCTTCCTGCGCGAGCGCCTGCGGGACATCCACCCGGAGCTGGCGGAGTGCGCCAGCCGCATCGAGACGGCAGTGCACCGCCTGCCCGGCCATGTCGAAGGCTTGCTCCGCCGCCACGGCCGTAGCTTCGTCGCCCGCCAGTACTTGCTGCGGCGCATCGCCGACGTGGTCATCGACACCTACGCCATGGTGGCGGTGACGTCCCGCACCGACACGTTGCTCAAGGCCGGGGCCTCTTGCGCCCAGGAGCTCGCCATGACCCGCTCCTGGTGCAATCGCGCTTCGCGCCGGGTGCGGCGGAACCTGCGCGGTCTCGTCGTCAACGCCGACGCGCTCACCACCGAGGTGGCCGATCGCATCCTCGGCGAGACGCCCTGGTTCCAGCGCAACGAGTCGCAGGGCTAG
- a CDS encoding phosphatase PAP2 family protein: MDHWLAALAQIDTALFRWINGGHNAFFDRLMPFVTELGHWEVPILVAWTALLLFGGSRGRTAALLVVPLLALSDQLSSNLLKDLLDRPRPCNTLAAVHLLVGCGSSFSLPSSHAANFSAVALHLSWFYPRAAPYLGGWALLVGTSRVYVGVHYPGDVLVGFLVGILAACVVRGLYRGALALRRRQVSASTAR; the protein is encoded by the coding sequence GTGGACCACTGGCTGGCTGCATTGGCGCAGATCGACACGGCGCTCTTCCGCTGGATCAATGGCGGTCACAACGCCTTCTTCGATCGGCTCATGCCCTTCGTCACCGAGCTCGGCCACTGGGAGGTGCCGATCCTGGTGGCGTGGACGGCGCTCCTGCTCTTCGGCGGCTCCCGCGGCCGCACGGCGGCGCTCCTCGTGGTGCCGCTGTTGGCGCTGAGCGACCAGCTGAGCAGCAACCTCCTCAAGGACCTCTTGGATCGGCCACGGCCCTGCAACACTTTGGCCGCTGTGCATCTGCTCGTCGGTTGTGGCTCCTCCTTCTCCCTCCCCAGCTCGCACGCCGCCAACTTCAGCGCCGTGGCGCTGCACCTTTCCTGGTTCTACCCACGGGCAGCACCCTATCTGGGTGGCTGGGCGCTCTTGGTGGGCACTTCCCGTGTCTACGTCGGCGTGCACTATCCTGGCGACGTACTGGTGGGGTTCCTGGTGGGGATTCTGGCGGCTTGCGTCGTGCGCGGTCTCTACCGCGGCGCGCTCGCGCTGCGGCGCCGGCAGGTTTCTGCCTCGACCGCAAGGTGA
- the queE gene encoding 7-carboxy-7-deazaguanine synthase QueE translates to MSHTELRVNEIFYSLQGESTQAGRPCAFVRLTGCPLRCNYCDTEYAFYEGRWMSLDAILYELHSYPVRLVEVTGGEPLAQPAAVALMQRLLEEGYEVLLETSGAFSIAPVPAPVRKIVDLKTPDSGEMERNDWSNLSLLAAHDEVKFVIQSRRDYEWARDTLREHRLHERVTVLFSPAWESPIRAELAQWLLEDGVPARYQLQLHKLLWPGVERGV, encoded by the coding sequence ATGTCGCATACGGAACTGCGTGTCAACGAGATCTTCTACTCCTTGCAGGGAGAGTCGACTCAGGCGGGCCGACCCTGCGCCTTCGTGCGCCTCACCGGTTGCCCGCTGCGCTGCAACTACTGCGACACCGAATACGCCTTCTACGAAGGCCGCTGGATGAGTCTCGACGCCATTCTGTATGAGCTGCATTCCTACCCCGTGCGGCTCGTGGAGGTGACGGGAGGGGAGCCCCTGGCGCAGCCGGCGGCGGTAGCGCTCATGCAACGACTCTTGGAAGAGGGCTACGAAGTGCTGCTGGAAACGAGCGGCGCCTTCAGCATCGCCCCCGTGCCAGCGCCAGTGCGCAAGATCGTCGACCTCAAGACGCCCGACTCCGGGGAGATGGAGCGCAACGACTGGTCCAACTTGAGCCTCCTCGCAGCGCACGACGAGGTCAAGTTCGTCATCCAATCGCGGCGCGACTACGAGTGGGCGCGGGACACGCTGCGCGAGCACCGCTTGCACGAGCGCGTGACGGTCCTGTTCTCACCCGCCTGGGAGAGCCCGATCCGCGCCGAGCTGGCGCAGTGGCTGCTGGAAGACGGCGTCCCGGCGCGCTACCAGCTGCAGCTGCACAAGCTCCTTTGGCCTGGCGTCGAGCGCGGGGTTTGA
- a CDS encoding aspartate aminotransferase family protein — translation MGPPDLLPQLRTEVPGLRSRQLAARLQRVECADTTFVDDTFPLFWERASGCNVWDADGNRFVDLTAAFGVCILGHTHVVQRTAVLRQAGRLVHAMGDVHPAALKVELAEQLARLAPAALEVVLFGSSGSDAIEAALKTASLATGRPGAVAFEGAYHGLGYGALSLTWRAHFRGPFRAQLNPHVVHLPYPGRRHGAASSGDGAPVAVHQILERLDTLLGSDAGEAIGAVFVEPIQGRGGVVVPAADFLPGLREICTRRGRLLVADEILTGLGRTGSWFACSQADVVPDLLCLGKSLAGGLPLSACIGTKAVMQCWERSRGEARHTQTFLGNPLAAAVASATLHLLEKEDWPARVAERGAVLGEELAALLSGREGVVAIRGRGFLWGIECGGPHGADGARVREVVHAALRRGWILLPAGDEGEVLELLPPYVLGAAQWRGMLEVLDELMSRIPASV, via the coding sequence GTGGGGCCTCCCGACCTCCTGCCGCAGCTGCGCACCGAGGTGCCGGGACTGCGGTCGCGCCAGCTGGCGGCGCGCCTGCAGCGCGTCGAGTGCGCCGACACCACGTTCGTCGACGACACCTTCCCGCTCTTCTGGGAACGCGCCTCGGGCTGCAATGTCTGGGACGCCGACGGCAACCGCTTCGTCGATCTCACCGCGGCCTTCGGCGTCTGCATCCTGGGGCACACGCACGTGGTGCAGCGAACGGCAGTGCTGCGACAGGCCGGGCGCCTGGTCCATGCCATGGGCGACGTGCATCCCGCTGCTCTCAAGGTGGAGCTCGCCGAGCAGCTCGCCCGCCTCGCTCCTGCGGCCTTGGAGGTGGTGCTCTTCGGCAGCTCCGGCAGCGACGCCATCGAGGCGGCGCTGAAGACGGCATCTCTGGCCACGGGGAGGCCAGGCGCCGTCGCCTTCGAGGGCGCCTACCACGGTCTCGGCTACGGTGCCTTGTCACTCACCTGGAGGGCGCACTTCCGTGGCCCCTTCCGCGCTCAGCTCAATCCGCACGTCGTGCACTTGCCCTACCCGGGGCGCAGGCACGGGGCCGCGAGCTCGGGAGACGGAGCTCCGGTTGCCGTGCACCAGATCCTCGAGCGGCTCGACACCTTGCTGGGCAGTGACGCTGGTGAAGCGATCGGCGCCGTCTTTGTCGAACCGATCCAGGGCCGCGGCGGTGTCGTCGTGCCCGCCGCGGATTTCCTGCCGGGATTGCGCGAGATCTGCACCCGTAGAGGCAGGCTCCTCGTCGCCGACGAGATCCTCACCGGCCTCGGGCGCACCGGGAGTTGGTTCGCTTGCAGCCAGGCGGACGTCGTTCCGGATCTACTCTGTCTCGGCAAGTCCCTCGCCGGGGGGCTGCCACTCTCGGCTTGCATCGGTACGAAGGCGGTGATGCAATGCTGGGAGCGCTCGCGCGGCGAGGCGCGTCACACTCAGACTTTCCTCGGCAACCCGCTCGCCGCGGCGGTGGCGTCTGCCACGCTGCATCTCCTGGAAAAGGAGGACTGGCCCGCCCGGGTGGCGGAGCGCGGCGCCGTCTTGGGTGAGGAGCTCGCCGCGCTGCTCTCCGGTCGGGAAGGTGTCGTGGCGATCCGCGGCCGCGGCTTTCTCTGGGGTATCGAGTGCGGCGGACCGCACGGAGCGGATGGCGCGCGGGTGCGGGAGGTGGTGCACGCCGCTCTCCGGCGGGGCTGGATCCTCCTGCCTGCCGGGGACGAGGGCGAGGTGCTCGAGCTCTTACCGCCGTACGTGCTCGGTGCGGCACAATGGCGCGGGATGCTGGAGGTTTTGGACGAGCTGATGAGCCGCATCCCGGCCAGCGTCTGA
- a CDS encoding acyl-CoA reductase, translated as MLGSASQQPADAESRELEAALLEWMASAPAGFVAAGPTLAACYGLDTAAMQAQEQRFESLALALFAYQYERVDTYRAHARALGASPSTVQRAQEVPPLPVEALRHTRVATFPAEAECARFHTSGTTGRPGVVHLDSLALYDLSLGRSFGHHVLPDVERIRMLFLVAPWSETPHSSLGYMLEQVRRRWGTPTSAPCIRAGRLQWNELRQACAEAVAAGEPVCLLGTAFAFVEMLDAAAASRWSVQLPPGSRVFETGGTKGRTRELSRPALREALGRHLGVPTTHVVSEYGMTELASQYYTLSLRSALLGTAAVTDEEVWSMPFWLRPRLLDASTGTCRAPHEAGGPALLAHHDLGNRATVAHFLTADLGEARGASFILHGRCPRSELRGCGLMHEHLERDGDAKNRDTSQRDTTRRDTADAEAGTARFQPAESDFVILPHSYHLPARPAPVGWRPLGASELQVPVLAAEGVTHAWQELEAAATVWRSRSFPARLEHLADALGKLRARGPGPWRQALALSAALSPAGLDAAWEVTFAPHAAESLAAAWAQEGLDVARLEQLEREGRLPRRLVHILAGNVLPPTLSVLLRGWLLGAAQWLRPARREPLFAVFLLEDLATLVPELAASTAVLWWPHAEDVMQTAVLSAADLVTVQGSDVAIAAVQKQLASLPRPPRCLDYGSRWSGALVSIQGQNAATAAALARDVALFDQLGCLSPTLVFAEAGPGLEAWCATLAAALASVEKEWPRGPLPATAQAALRHWHETVRLEQALGAVHGFWEQSILWGVVLLRRCETHDTPLDRHVVVVPFTDVKEIAAALGEELGRLQGLAVALEGWESSRRDVALEVLRPSRLAPVGELQQAPLSWAQDHRAPFASLLLSGR; from the coding sequence ATGTTGGGTTCCGCTTCGCAGCAGCCAGCCGATGCCGAGAGCCGCGAGCTGGAAGCGGCGCTGCTCGAGTGGATGGCGTCGGCACCGGCGGGCTTCGTCGCGGCCGGCCCCACGCTCGCGGCCTGCTACGGTCTCGATACGGCAGCGATGCAAGCGCAGGAGCAGCGCTTCGAGAGCCTCGCCCTCGCCCTCTTCGCCTACCAGTACGAGCGTGTGGACACTTATCGCGCCCATGCCCGCGCCCTCGGTGCCTCGCCCTCGACAGTGCAGCGCGCGCAAGAGGTGCCGCCGCTTCCGGTCGAAGCCTTGCGCCACACCCGCGTCGCCACTTTCCCGGCCGAGGCGGAATGCGCCCGCTTCCACACCAGCGGCACCACCGGCCGGCCCGGCGTCGTGCACCTCGATTCGCTGGCGCTCTACGACCTGTCACTCGGGCGCAGCTTCGGACACCATGTGCTGCCCGACGTCGAGCGCATCCGCATGCTCTTCCTCGTCGCTCCCTGGAGCGAGACGCCGCACTCCTCCCTCGGCTACATGCTGGAGCAGGTGCGCCGGCGGTGGGGGACGCCAACGAGCGCGCCTTGTATCCGGGCCGGGCGCTTGCAGTGGAACGAGCTGCGCCAGGCTTGCGCCGAAGCCGTGGCGGCGGGCGAGCCCGTCTGCCTTCTCGGCACCGCCTTCGCTTTCGTCGAGATGCTCGATGCGGCCGCGGCCTCCCGTTGGTCGGTGCAGTTGCCCCCAGGGAGCCGCGTCTTCGAAACCGGGGGCACCAAGGGCCGGACGCGGGAGCTCTCGCGTCCCGCCCTCCGCGAGGCTCTTGGGCGTCACTTGGGCGTGCCTACGACACACGTGGTCTCGGAATACGGCATGACCGAGCTCGCCTCGCAGTACTACACGCTGTCGCTGCGCTCTGCTTTGCTGGGTACGGCTGCTGTCACCGACGAGGAGGTCTGGTCCATGCCTTTTTGGCTGCGCCCGCGACTCCTCGATGCGAGCACCGGAACGTGTCGCGCTCCTCACGAGGCCGGAGGTCCAGCCCTGCTGGCCCATCACGATCTCGGCAACCGCGCTACGGTGGCGCATTTCCTGACCGCCGATCTCGGCGAGGCCCGGGGCGCCAGCTTCATCCTCCACGGACGCTGCCCGCGCTCCGAGCTGCGCGGTTGCGGCCTCATGCACGAACACCTCGAACGCGACGGGGACGCGAAGAACCGGGACACGTCCCAGCGGGACACCACCAGGCGGGACACGGCAGACGCGGAAGCAGGTACCGCGCGCTTCCAGCCGGCGGAGTCCGACTTCGTGATCTTGCCCCACTCCTACCATCTGCCCGCTCGCCCCGCACCGGTAGGTTGGCGTCCGCTCGGCGCTTCGGAGCTGCAGGTTCCGGTTCTCGCGGCCGAGGGCGTGACGCATGCGTGGCAGGAGCTCGAAGCGGCGGCGACAGTGTGGAGGTCGCGCTCGTTCCCGGCGCGCCTCGAGCACCTCGCCGATGCCCTCGGGAAACTGCGCGCTCGCGGTCCGGGCCCGTGGCGGCAAGCTCTCGCCCTTTCGGCGGCACTGTCGCCCGCGGGCCTGGATGCTGCGTGGGAGGTGACCTTCGCGCCGCACGCTGCAGAATCTCTCGCGGCCGCATGGGCGCAAGAAGGTCTCGATGTCGCACGGCTGGAGCAGCTCGAGCGCGAAGGCCGCCTGCCCCGGCGTCTGGTGCACATCCTGGCCGGGAACGTCCTCCCACCCACGCTCTCCGTCCTGTTGCGTGGCTGGCTCTTGGGCGCGGCGCAGTGGCTGCGCCCGGCGAGGCGCGAGCCCCTGTTCGCGGTGTTCCTGCTCGAAGATCTAGCGACGCTCGTTCCGGAGTTGGCCGCCAGCACCGCCGTTCTCTGGTGGCCCCATGCCGAGGACGTCATGCAAACCGCCGTGCTAAGCGCCGCCGACCTGGTCACGGTCCAGGGCAGCGACGTGGCCATCGCCGCGGTGCAGAAGCAGCTGGCGTCGCTGCCCCGGCCGCCACGCTGTCTCGACTATGGCAGCCGCTGGAGTGGCGCCCTGGTGTCGATCCAAGGGCAGAACGCGGCGACGGCGGCGGCCCTGGCGCGGGATGTGGCGCTCTTCGATCAGCTGGGTTGTCTCTCGCCGACCTTGGTCTTCGCCGAGGCGGGCCCGGGACTGGAAGCGTGGTGTGCCACACTGGCAGCAGCGTTGGCGTCGGTGGAGAAAGAGTGGCCGCGTGGCCCTCTTCCCGCCACGGCGCAGGCGGCGCTTCGGCACTGGCACGAGACCGTGCGTCTCGAACAGGCTCTGGGCGCAGTGCACGGTTTCTGGGAGCAGTCGATCCTCTGGGGCGTGGTGCTCCTGCGGCGCTGCGAGACCCACGACACGCCGCTCGATCGCCATGTGGTGGTGGTGCCGTTCACCGACGTGAAGGAGATCGCCGCGGCGCTGGGAGAGGAACTCGGTCGCCTGCAGGGACTCGCCGTCGCTCTCGAGGGGTGGGAATCCAGCCGCCGCGACGTCGCGCTCGAGGTTCTCAGGCCTTCTCGCCTGGCGCCGGTAGGGGAATTGCAGCAGGCGCCGCTTTCCTGGGCGCAGGATCACCGCGCCCCCTTCGCGAGTCTGCTTCTCAGCGGACGGTGA